The following are encoded together in the Pseudodesulfovibrio indicus genome:
- a CDS encoding 3'-5' exonuclease translates to MTTDTTDIPQQYLRSFTKDEINEMPLRHYEGEIKVVRSEEDLEEAIEGMRDSSLLGFDTETRPVFKKGKKPGPPSLLQLATADCAYVFQLNVLPLGKGVCDILANRRILKTGVAVRDDILGLQKHARFKPSGFIDLSTITAKYNLQTHGLRNMAANLLGFRISKSAQCSNWAKDKLSRQQVVYAATDAWISRELYLALEELGLT, encoded by the coding sequence ATGACCACGGACACCACAGACATTCCGCAACAGTACCTGCGCTCCTTCACCAAGGATGAGATCAACGAGATGCCCCTTCGCCATTACGAGGGGGAAATCAAGGTCGTCCGCAGCGAGGAGGACCTCGAAGAGGCCATCGAGGGGATGCGCGATTCGTCCCTGCTCGGCTTCGATACCGAGACCCGGCCCGTGTTCAAGAAGGGCAAGAAACCCGGCCCGCCGTCCCTGCTCCAGTTGGCCACCGCCGACTGCGCCTACGTCTTTCAGCTGAACGTCCTGCCCCTGGGCAAAGGGGTCTGCGACATCCTGGCCAACCGCCGCATCCTCAAGACCGGCGTGGCCGTGCGCGACGACATCCTCGGCCTGCAGAAGCACGCCCGGTTCAAGCCCAGCGGCTTCATCGACCTCTCGACCATCACCGCCAAGTACAATCTCCAGACCCACGGGCTGCGCAACATGGCCGCCAACCTGCTCGGCTTCCGCATCTCCAAGTCCGCCCAGTGTTCCAACTGGGCCAAGGACAAGCTCTCGCGCCAGCAGGTCGTCTACGCGGCCACCGACGCCTGGATCAGCCGCGAGCTGTACCTCGCCCTGGAAGAGCTGGGCCTGACCTAG
- the arfB gene encoding alternative ribosome rescue aminoacyl-tRNA hydrolase ArfB encodes MLRISDRVVIPYEELRFIACRSSGPGGQHVNTADTRVTLFFDVDNSPSLTELQKVAVKGKLRRRIDKRGVLKVTSQKFRSQKTNKDSAVERFVELMQWALKPVVPRKETRVPKSAKRRRLERKRQTAERKRGRRTPDVSGEY; translated from the coding sequence ATGCTCAGAATCAGCGACAGGGTCGTCATCCCCTATGAGGAGCTGCGCTTCATCGCCTGCCGCAGCTCCGGCCCCGGAGGCCAGCACGTGAACACCGCCGACACGCGGGTCACGCTGTTCTTTGACGTGGACAACTCCCCCAGCCTGACCGAATTGCAGAAGGTCGCGGTCAAGGGCAAGCTGCGGCGGCGGATCGACAAGCGCGGCGTGCTCAAGGTGACCAGCCAGAAGTTCCGCAGCCAGAAGACCAACAAGGACTCGGCCGTCGAGCGGTTCGTGGAACTGATGCAGTGGGCGCTCAAGCCCGTGGTTCCGCGCAAGGAGACCCGGGTGCCCAAGTCCGCCAAGCGCAGGCGGCTCGAGCGCAAGCGGCAGACCGCCGAGCGCAAGCGCGGGCGCAGGACGCCGGACGTCTCCGGGGAATACTAG
- a CDS encoding YchJ family protein, whose product MTKECPCGSGLEHTQCCTPYISGQAKAPTAEALMRSRYSAYVFKELDYLKATLSEEALKDHDDESVRQWAESAEWLGLTIHDTWAGQEGDEAGIVEFSAKYAIDGEEQEHRERSEFRNDNGQWLYVDGHMVSGPPIRKERKVGRNEPCPCGSGKKFKKCCGR is encoded by the coding sequence ATGACCAAAGAATGTCCCTGCGGTTCCGGGCTGGAACACACCCAGTGCTGCACCCCCTATATCTCCGGCCAGGCCAAGGCCCCCACGGCCGAGGCGCTCATGCGCTCCCGCTACTCCGCCTACGTGTTCAAGGAGCTGGACTACCTGAAGGCCACCCTGTCCGAAGAGGCCCTCAAGGACCATGACGACGAGTCCGTGCGCCAGTGGGCCGAATCCGCCGAGTGGCTGGGCCTCACCATCCACGACACCTGGGCGGGCCAGGAAGGCGACGAGGCGGGCATCGTCGAGTTCTCCGCCAAGTACGCCATCGACGGCGAGGAGCAGGAACACCGCGAACGCAGCGAGTTCCGCAACGACAACGGCCAGTGGCTCTACGTGGACGGCCACATGGTCTCCGGCCCGCCCATCCGCAAGGAGCGCAAGGTCGGCCGCAACGAACCCTGCCCCTGCGGCTCCGGCAAGAAATTCAAGAAGTGCTGCGGGCGCTAG
- a CDS encoding class I SAM-dependent methyltransferase, protein MACRRNRGPASNRWRRFLRGLATLRHWMGWGGTKFGFYIPYEWAGTLEPFTEDHTYEWLKAAWDADQGTFRETLDRIEKHLDTLAGFAALDPGDGDAPRFDQSWCPGLDGAAAYGLVRELAPARIIEIGSGHSTRFMARAILDGGLATRLTSIDPAPRRSIDHLCAEVVRTTLDKADLSLFDGLGGNDILFFDGSHIAMPGSDADTLVNRVLPRLNPGVWVHVHDIFLPHGYPDAWEWRGYNEQNLVAALLAGGGRFKVRLASAYVRRHMSRAIENWPIPRPAESFETSLWLEKIS, encoded by the coding sequence ATGGCCTGCCGCCGAAACCGGGGACCGGCTTCGAACCGGTGGCGGCGCTTCCTGCGCGGCCTGGCCACCCTGCGCCACTGGATGGGGTGGGGCGGCACGAAATTCGGCTTTTACATCCCCTACGAATGGGCCGGGACCCTCGAACCCTTCACCGAAGACCATACCTATGAGTGGCTGAAGGCGGCCTGGGACGCGGACCAGGGGACGTTCCGGGAGACCTTGGACCGCATCGAAAAGCATCTGGACACCCTGGCGGGGTTCGCCGCCCTCGATCCCGGCGACGGCGACGCGCCGCGCTTCGACCAGAGCTGGTGTCCCGGGCTGGACGGGGCCGCCGCCTACGGGCTGGTCCGGGAGCTTGCGCCCGCGCGGATCATCGAGATCGGCTCCGGCCACTCCACCCGGTTCATGGCCCGGGCCATCCTCGACGGCGGGCTGGCCACCAGGCTGACCTCCATCGATCCCGCGCCGAGGCGGTCCATCGACCATCTGTGCGCCGAGGTGGTGCGCACCACCCTGGACAAGGCTGACCTCTCGCTGTTCGACGGGCTGGGCGGGAACGACATCCTCTTTTTCGACGGCAGCCATATCGCCATGCCCGGCTCGGACGCGGACACCCTGGTCAACCGGGTCCTGCCCCGGCTCAACCCCGGCGTGTGGGTCCACGTTCACGACATCTTCCTGCCCCACGGCTACCCGGACGCCTGGGAGTGGCGGGGCTACAACGAGCAGAACCTGGTGGCCGCGCTGCTGGCCGGCGGCGGCCGGTTCAAGGTTCGCCTGGCCTCGGCGTACGTCCGCCGCCACATGAGCAGGGCCATCGAGAACTGGCCCATCCCCCGTCCCGCCGAATCCTTCGAAACCTCCCTCTGGCTCGAAAAGATATCCTGA
- the dxs gene encoding 1-deoxy-D-xylulose-5-phosphate synthase: MIKDPKQTAILSKIRKPGDVRDLEGDQMEVLAQEIRDIIISQVSAHGGHLAPSLGVVELTLALFRSFDLERDKLVWDVGHQAYAHKLLTGRVDRFDTLRQKGGLSGFPRMAESPYDHFGVGHSSTSISAALGMAMARDLKGEDHEVVAVIGDGSLTAGLAFEGLNQAGDLGRKMVVVLNDNEMSISRNVGALSQFLSRKMTSPFLQRLKSDVEGLLATIPKIGGDLAVYAKRYGDSVKSFFTPGILFEAFHFTYVGPIDGHDTATMVKVFEEVKKINKPVLVHVMTKKGKGYEPAESDPSHYHGVGQFVPETGLARKFSGLGLPSYTSIFGSTLCSLAARDEKIMAITAAMPEGTGTECFHKNYPERFVDVGICEQHAVTFAAGLATEGYKPAVAIYSTFLQRAYDQVVHDVCLQNLNVNFFLDRGGLVGEDGATHHGVYDFSFLRHIPNLVVMAPKDEAELARMMATAFDHNGPCAVRYPRGTGVGAKVPATPKPLPIGEGELMRDGTDAAIITIGSRVYPAVEAAMELVEDGLDVAVFNTRFVKPLPEAQLLELAGRFERILLVEENALAGGFGSAVLELFVARGVLDGKKIAQLGVPDEFIEHATQKELRQMLGIDKDGIKRGLLGLCG, translated from the coding sequence ATGATCAAAGACCCGAAGCAGACGGCCATTCTATCGAAGATCCGCAAGCCAGGCGACGTCCGTGACCTGGAAGGGGACCAGATGGAAGTGCTGGCCCAGGAAATTCGCGACATCATCATCAGCCAGGTGTCCGCCCACGGCGGCCATCTCGCGCCGTCGCTCGGCGTGGTCGAGCTGACGCTCGCCCTGTTCCGTTCCTTCGACCTGGAGCGGGACAAGCTGGTCTGGGACGTGGGGCATCAGGCGTATGCGCACAAGCTGCTCACCGGGCGCGTGGACCGCTTCGACACCCTGCGACAGAAGGGCGGCCTGAGCGGCTTCCCGCGCATGGCCGAATCCCCCTATGACCATTTCGGGGTGGGCCACTCGTCCACCTCCATCTCCGCCGCGCTGGGCATGGCCATGGCCCGCGACCTGAAGGGCGAGGACCACGAGGTGGTGGCGGTCATCGGGGACGGCTCCCTGACCGCCGGGCTGGCCTTCGAGGGGCTGAACCAGGCGGGCGACCTGGGCCGCAAGATGGTCGTGGTCCTCAACGACAACGAGATGTCCATTTCCCGGAACGTGGGCGCGCTGTCCCAGTTCCTGAGCCGCAAGATGACCTCCCCGTTCCTCCAGCGGCTGAAGTCCGACGTGGAGGGGCTGCTGGCGACCATCCCCAAGATCGGCGGCGACCTGGCCGTGTATGCCAAGCGGTACGGCGACTCGGTGAAGTCCTTCTTCACCCCCGGCATCCTGTTCGAGGCCTTCCACTTCACCTACGTCGGCCCCATCGACGGCCACGACACCGCGACCATGGTCAAGGTGTTCGAAGAGGTGAAGAAGATCAACAAGCCGGTGCTGGTCCACGTCATGACCAAGAAGGGCAAGGGGTACGAGCCCGCCGAGTCGGACCCGTCCCACTACCACGGGGTGGGCCAGTTCGTGCCCGAGACCGGCCTGGCCCGGAAATTCTCCGGCCTGGGGCTGCCGTCTTACACCTCCATCTTCGGTTCCACCCTGTGCTCGCTGGCGGCCAGGGACGAGAAGATCATGGCCATCACCGCGGCCATGCCCGAGGGCACGGGCACCGAATGTTTCCACAAGAACTACCCGGAGCGGTTCGTGGACGTGGGCATCTGCGAGCAGCACGCCGTGACCTTCGCCGCTGGGCTGGCCACCGAGGGGTACAAGCCCGCCGTGGCCATCTATTCGACGTTTCTGCAACGCGCCTACGACCAGGTGGTCCACGACGTCTGCCTGCAGAACCTGAACGTGAATTTCTTCCTGGACCGGGGCGGTCTGGTGGGCGAGGACGGGGCCACCCATCACGGGGTGTACGATTTCAGCTTCCTGCGCCACATCCCGAACCTGGTGGTCATGGCCCCCAAGGACGAGGCCGAGCTGGCCCGGATGATGGCCACGGCCTTCGATCACAACGGGCCGTGCGCCGTGCGCTATCCGCGCGGCACCGGGGTCGGGGCCAAGGTCCCGGCCACCCCCAAGCCGCTGCCCATCGGCGAGGGCGAGCTGATGCGCGACGGCACGGACGCGGCCATCATCACCATTGGCTCCCGCGTCTACCCGGCGGTGGAGGCGGCCATGGAGCTGGTGGAGGACGGGCTGGACGTGGCCGTGTTCAACACGCGCTTCGTCAAGCCGCTGCCCGAAGCGCAGCTCCTGGAGCTGGCCGGGCGGTTCGAGCGCATCCTGCTGGTGGAGGAGAACGCCCTGGCGGGCGGCTTCGGGTCCGCCGTGCTGGAGCTGTTCGTGGCCAGGGGGGTGCTGGACGGCAAGAAGATCGCCCAGCTCGGCGTGCCGGACGAGTTCATTGAGCACGCCACCCAGAAGGAGCTTCGGCAGATGCTCGGCATCGACAAGGACGGCATCAAGCGCGGCCTGCTTGGCCTGTGCGGCTAG
- a CDS encoding polyprenyl synthetase family protein yields the protein MTAAATVKEELARRAASVEEFLVTCLRDRGIPDRLLASMEYSLLAGGKRLRPVLVLSWCGMLGGEPDKAMPFAASMECIHTYSLIHDDLPAMDDDDLRRGKPSNHKRFDEATAILAGDGLLTEAFGLMSAASIVRGLPADRVLRAIFVLAQAAGAGGMVGGQAVDMEFTGRTGVPLPELQRMHAMKTGALITAACECGAILAGAPEADVANAREFGRNIGVAFQIVDDVLDVVSDTETLGKPAGSDEAMGKTTYPALMGLDKSKQLAVEYVETALTHLSGYYGGEQEFLWQLARYIVDRVY from the coding sequence GTGACCGCCGCAGCGACCGTAAAGGAAGAGCTGGCCCGGCGTGCGGCCTCGGTCGAGGAGTTTCTGGTCACCTGCCTCCGGGATCGCGGCATCCCGGACCGGCTGCTGGCCTCCATGGAGTATTCCCTGCTGGCCGGGGGCAAGCGGCTCCGGCCCGTGCTGGTCCTGTCCTGGTGCGGGATGCTCGGCGGCGAGCCGGACAAGGCCATGCCCTTTGCCGCGTCCATGGAGTGCATCCATACCTATTCGCTGATCCACGACGATCTGCCCGCCATGGACGACGACGACCTGCGGCGCGGCAAGCCGTCCAACCACAAGCGGTTCGACGAGGCCACGGCCATCCTGGCGGGCGACGGGCTGCTCACCGAGGCGTTCGGGCTGATGTCCGCCGCGTCCATCGTCAGGGGGCTCCCGGCGGACCGGGTGCTCAGGGCGATCTTCGTTCTGGCCCAAGCCGCCGGGGCGGGCGGCATGGTCGGCGGCCAGGCCGTGGACATGGAGTTCACGGGGCGCACCGGGGTTCCGCTTCCGGAGCTGCAGCGGATGCACGCCATGAAGACCGGGGCGCTGATCACCGCGGCCTGCGAGTGCGGTGCGATCCTGGCCGGAGCCCCGGAGGCGGACGTGGCCAACGCCCGCGAGTTCGGGCGCAACATCGGCGTGGCCTTCCAGATCGTGGACGACGTGCTGGACGTGGTCAGCGACACCGAGACTCTGGGCAAACCGGCGGGCAGCGACGAAGCCATGGGCAAGACCACCTACCCCGCGCTCATGGGGTTGGACAAGAGCAAGCAACTGGCCGTCGAATATGTGGAAACGGCCCTGACCCACCTTTCGGGATACTACGGCGGGGAGCAGGAGTTCCTTTGGCAGCTGGCCCGATACATAGTGGACAGGGTGTATTGA
- the xseB gene encoding exodeoxyribonuclease VII small subunit, producing the protein MAKDTFEDRLERLKDVVDRLERGDLPLEDGVALYKEGLELVKACGKQLENARHEVKLVSEGLIREFDGLEGLASDAEDEQ; encoded by the coding sequence GTGGCGAAAGATACCTTTGAAGACCGGCTGGAGCGGCTCAAGGACGTGGTCGACCGGCTGGAGCGCGGCGACCTTCCCCTGGAGGACGGCGTGGCCCTGTACAAGGAGGGGCTGGAGCTGGTCAAGGCGTGCGGCAAGCAGCTGGAGAACGCCCGGCACGAGGTCAAGCTCGTGTCCGAAGGGCTGATCCGCGAGTTCGACGGACTTGAGGGGCTGGCCTCCGACGCGGAGGACGAGCAGTGA
- a CDS encoding M23 family metallopeptidase has product MKHHFCRRALGALLLCLCLAGPAFGAGLEMVEVDAPARAGTGKPFLVRIATWYPLEDLAVEWEGGTVRPAVTVRSGKSEAPVLLGVDLRAETGVRTLTVTARIWGHERRFSRTVEVVESAWQEETLTVPPKMIDPPESERPRIERERELMRAARGTVSPERYWTLPFTRPVKGKMLSRFGLHRVFNGTTAGRHTGLDFRAWLGTPLHAIAAGRVVLTGHFYYAGNCVFLDHGNGLVTMSCHMSKVLVKDGDLVEAGQTIGLSGATGRVTGAHLHLAAFVQGAVVDPETLLKITDGNSFE; this is encoded by the coding sequence ATGAAACATCATTTTTGTCGACGCGCCCTCGGCGCTCTGCTGCTCTGTCTGTGTCTCGCCGGTCCCGCCTTTGGCGCGGGGCTGGAAATGGTCGAGGTCGACGCGCCCGCGCGCGCGGGCACCGGCAAGCCGTTTCTCGTGCGCATCGCCACCTGGTACCCGCTGGAAGACCTGGCGGTGGAGTGGGAAGGCGGGACCGTGCGCCCGGCCGTGACCGTGCGGTCCGGCAAATCCGAAGCGCCGGTGCTGCTCGGCGTGGACCTGCGGGCCGAGACCGGCGTGCGGACCCTGACGGTGACCGCGCGCATCTGGGGGCATGAGCGCAGGTTCTCGCGCACGGTGGAGGTGGTCGAGTCCGCATGGCAGGAGGAGACCCTGACCGTGCCGCCCAAGATGATCGACCCGCCGGAGTCCGAGCGCCCGCGCATCGAGCGCGAGAGGGAGCTGATGCGCGCGGCCCGGGGGACCGTGTCGCCCGAGCGGTACTGGACCCTGCCTTTCACCCGCCCGGTCAAGGGCAAGATGCTCAGCCGGTTCGGGCTGCACCGGGTCTTCAACGGGACCACCGCCGGGCGCCACACCGGACTGGACTTCCGGGCCTGGCTCGGCACGCCGCTGCACGCCATCGCCGCCGGAAGAGTTGTCCTCACCGGTCACTTCTACTATGCTGGCAACTGCGTGTTTCTCGACCACGGCAACGGCCTGGTGACCATGTCCTGCCACATGTCGAAGGTCCTGGTGAAGGATGGGGATCTGGTCGAGGCCGGGCAGACCATCGGGTTGTCCGGGGCCACGGGCCGGGTGACCGGCGCGCACCTGCACCTGGCCGCATTCGTCCAGGGCGCGGTGGTGGACCCGGAGACTTTATTGAAAATTACTGATGGCAACTCGTTTGAATAA
- a CDS encoding M23 family metallopeptidase codes for MRRFVLMLVMAVCLMLAPAPAPAQSFGLEEGDDAGVVLPKDAEAGTPAPAPAQSVPALVLAAPSKVGVGRPFLVRLTSDLPLESVSIHWQGREVVPSISVWNNRHVALAMLGTDVLSERPGKEDLSVIASVDGKESTLRRTVRVTSVDYPTQELTLPEKMVTPPQDVLDRIAAEGVKTSEAKNTVSAQRLWTLPLERPVDGIVLSVYGARRILNGKPKNPHRGLDFRSPMGNPVKSVAAGKVILVGDHYYAGNSVYVDHGNGVVSMYFHLSEPTVKEGDAVERGQTVGLTGMTGRATGPHLHFSLSVLGELVDPAGLFQAKADDMLQ; via the coding sequence ATGCGACGGTTTGTTTTGATGTTGGTTATGGCGGTCTGCCTGATGCTGGCCCCGGCTCCGGCCCCGGCCCAGAGCTTCGGCCTGGAGGAGGGCGACGACGCGGGCGTGGTCCTGCCCAAGGACGCGGAGGCCGGGACTCCGGCCCCGGCCCCGGCGCAGTCGGTCCCGGCGCTGGTCCTGGCCGCGCCGAGCAAGGTCGGCGTGGGCCGTCCGTTCCTGGTCCGGCTGACCTCGGACCTGCCGCTGGAGTCCGTGTCCATCCACTGGCAGGGGCGCGAGGTGGTCCCGTCCATCTCGGTCTGGAACAACCGCCACGTGGCCCTGGCCATGCTCGGCACGGACGTGCTGTCCGAGCGGCCCGGCAAGGAGGACCTCTCGGTCATCGCCTCGGTGGACGGCAAGGAGTCGACCCTGCGCCGCACGGTGCGCGTGACCTCGGTGGACTATCCGACCCAGGAGCTGACCCTGCCGGAGAAGATGGTCACCCCGCCCCAGGACGTGTTGGACCGCATCGCGGCCGAGGGCGTGAAGACCTCCGAGGCCAAGAACACGGTCTCGGCCCAGCGGCTGTGGACCCTGCCCCTGGAGCGGCCCGTGGACGGTATCGTCCTGAGCGTGTACGGGGCGCGGCGCATCCTCAACGGCAAGCCCAAGAACCCGCACCGGGGGCTGGATTTCCGCTCCCCCATGGGCAACCCGGTGAAGTCCGTGGCCGCGGGCAAGGTCATCCTGGTGGGCGACCACTACTATGCGGGCAACTCGGTCTACGTGGACCACGGCAACGGCGTGGTCTCCATGTATTTTCACCTGTCCGAACCCACGGTCAAGGAAGGGGACGCGGTCGAGCGCGGCCAGACCGTGGGACTGACCGGCATGACCGGCCGGGCCACCGGCCCCCATCTGCATTTCTCCCTGTCGGTGCTGGGCGAGCTGGTCGATCCCGCCGGATTGTTCCAGGCCAAGGCCGACGACATGCTGCAATAG
- the xseA gene encoding exodeoxyribonuclease VII large subunit: MAELVQAQGVGDLALAFEALKRKLAAKGYFDEDRKLELERDPRRVAVITSKSGAAIRDFLRIAATRGTGAEIRIYPTLVQGDRAPAQIAAALDLVDGEGWAEVAVLIRGGGSLEDLWAYNTEEVADAIFRARLPVITGVGHEPDVTIADFVADRRAATPSHAAQELWPRRETLAQKVDSLDLGLNRAYAGWLSAKAKDFEHLRKALVWLSPRRRVERMEDRLSALMSRLDGAGLDRYFGCAERAVRLAERLGRAFGPHRLDGLEAAVDGLAHRLDKAGQRLPEGLGQRLTVLETALRGLDPEGPLTRGYALVRVTGTGEFLRDPRRVTEGAALDITVRDGKVGAVVTSARHKDE, encoded by the coding sequence GTGGCCGAGCTGGTCCAGGCCCAGGGCGTGGGCGACCTGGCGCTGGCCTTCGAGGCGCTGAAGCGGAAGCTGGCGGCCAAGGGCTATTTCGACGAGGACCGCAAGCTGGAGCTGGAGCGCGACCCGAGGCGGGTGGCGGTGATCACCTCCAAATCCGGGGCGGCCATCCGGGATTTCCTGCGCATCGCGGCCACGCGCGGCACCGGGGCGGAGATCCGCATCTACCCGACCCTGGTGCAGGGCGACCGCGCCCCGGCGCAGATCGCGGCGGCGCTGGACCTGGTGGACGGCGAGGGATGGGCCGAGGTCGCGGTGCTCATCCGCGGCGGCGGCTCGCTGGAGGATTTGTGGGCCTATAACACCGAGGAGGTGGCGGACGCCATCTTCCGCGCCCGGCTGCCGGTGATCACCGGCGTGGGCCACGAACCGGACGTGACCATCGCGGACTTCGTGGCCGACAGGCGGGCGGCCACGCCGAGCCACGCGGCCCAGGAGCTGTGGCCCCGGCGCGAGACCCTGGCCCAGAAGGTGGACTCCCTGGACCTGGGGCTGAACAGGGCCTACGCGGGCTGGCTGTCGGCCAAGGCAAAGGATTTCGAGCACCTGCGCAAGGCGCTGGTGTGGCTCTCCCCACGGCGGCGGGTGGAGCGCATGGAGGACCGGCTGTCCGCGCTCATGTCCCGGCTGGACGGCGCGGGGCTGGACCGGTATTTCGGGTGCGCGGAACGCGCCGTGCGGCTGGCCGAGCGGCTGGGTCGCGCCTTCGGCCCCCACCGGTTGGACGGGCTGGAGGCAGCGGTGGACGGGTTGGCGCACCGGCTGGACAAGGCCGGGCAGCGGCTGCCCGAGGGGCTGGGCCAGCGGCTGACCGTGCTGGAGACGGCGCTGCGCGGGCTGGACCCGGAGGGTCCGCTCACGCGCGGCTACGCATTGGTCAGGGTGACCGGGACCGGAGAATTTTTGCGCGACCCCCGAAGGGTGACGGAAGGCGCCGCTCTTGATATTACGGTCCGTGACGGCAAGGTCGGGGCGGTGGTGACCTCCGCCCGGCACAAGGATGAATAG
- a CDS encoding LysE family translocator: MTFESGIALALATLVFACIPGPGISAVVAQSLARGFKAGAGFTLGLALGDVCYLLTALFGMGWVASQIGPYFVILKWAGAAYLVYMGVKCWTAKPNFDPQPECAATARTGRSFLAGLCVTLGNPKAIAFYCGFLPGFVDMASLTGTDVALVMGIIVPIIGTVPLVYAWLASRGRNAIRSTRLWKIMNRSAGTIMIGAGAAIAAE, encoded by the coding sequence ATGACCTTTGAAAGTGGAATCGCGTTGGCGCTGGCCACGCTGGTGTTCGCGTGCATACCGGGGCCGGGGATTTCGGCCGTGGTGGCCCAGTCGCTGGCGCGCGGGTTCAAGGCGGGTGCCGGGTTCACCCTGGGGCTGGCCCTCGGGGACGTGTGCTACCTGCTCACGGCCCTGTTCGGCATGGGCTGGGTGGCCTCGCAGATCGGGCCGTATTTCGTCATCCTCAAGTGGGCGGGCGCGGCCTATCTCGTCTACATGGGCGTGAAGTGCTGGACGGCCAAGCCGAATTTCGATCCGCAGCCGGAGTGCGCGGCCACGGCCCGCACCGGGCGCAGCTTCCTGGCCGGGCTGTGCGTGACCTTGGGCAACCCCAAGGCCATCGCCTTCTATTGCGGGTTCCTGCCCGGCTTCGTGGACATGGCGTCCCTGACCGGGACCGACGTGGCCCTGGTCATGGGCATCATCGTCCCGATCATCGGCACGGTCCCCCTGGTCTACGCCTGGCTGGCCTCGCGGGGCCGCAACGCCATCCGCTCGACCCGGCTGTGGAAGATCATGAACCGCTCCGCCGGAACCATCATGATCGGCGCGGGCGCGGCCATCGCGGCGGAGTAA